The Sander lucioperca isolate FBNREF2018 chromosome 4, SLUC_FBN_1.2, whole genome shotgun sequence DNA segment AGCTGtatgctgaattattttttcagTTTCTCATAACAAAATGAAGACTAACCTGTTTAAGTTTTTTAAGTttaaacatttacatatttCGGGAGTTAAACTTGATTGTAAGATCTccatttgtcttgtttttacCCTTGACAACCATACTGTAGACGTTGTTGaaacttgttttaaaaaatgtccCTAGCGACGTTtcaatgtaaaaatatatatatatatatgttaaaaaTGTTCTAACTTtggtaaatattttttattaacttcTGTGTGAGTTCACCATCACATAAAACCACAGATGCAAGATGTACAAAGTGCAAATGTTAAGAGTAGATTAAGTGGGATGCGAGTGAGAGGGCCCATTTCCCTGTATTCTCATAACAGACTTGAGATATATTTCCTTGTGTTATCAACAAGCAACTGCACTGTGTAAAATAATGTGCATTATAATTTTGGAAATACAATTTGATTGCACCTTTTCTCatttgttgtgtgttgtttccACCATTAGAGTTTGTTAAAAAGGTTTTAATTAACACTCAAAAGCTATTCTTtgaattaatgtaattaaaTCATGGAAAGGATTTCCACGTGATTAAATGGCTTTCTTTCAGCATTAAGCACTTTTGTTAGGCTAACTTAAATTGCATAGATTGGATCAACTTTATTAACTACTGTAATTGTACTACTGTAAAATAAGTTGGATTCAACTATATTTAATTAAGTTGAATGCAAATTAAGTAAATTAGTTGGTCCAAAACATTGCAAATTAGTTGGGCTGACACTATTAAATTAAGCTGTGCCCAACCATAGTAAATAAGTTTAATCAACCTTAATAAATTAAGTTGACCCAATGTAAGTACATTAAATTGGAATAACAGAATTGCATAATGCTGAAATAAAGCAAGTTAATCATGTGGAAATCCTTTCcatgatttttttatgttcattcaaagagttatttttttgagtgcagggccggcgtgtgtgtgtgtgtgtgtgtgtgtgtgtgtgtgtgtgtgtgtgttaatgtgtccTATTCATCGAatataataaattatatatGATAATAATCTTGAATTAATTAACAATAACAacatttgtttgtatttctttctgtTGACAAGAGGCTGTGCCCCACCTGCCCCTAATGACCAGTCACcactaaaattaaataaaacacccaaattcaaagaaagtagtgaactggtcatttattttacttgtgaagagtgttgtatggactctggagaagatggaggtggtcttcagagtgtaacacctgctccacctcagtgctcctcttcatcagctcagagatttcctgttccagctctttgatgaaagcttcggcctgtttttctgttgttttatgCTGCTCTTTGATCGTGTTGATGAGCTCAACAGACTCCTTCAGAGAGGTGAAGACCTGAACACATTCTGCTATCTCTCTGATATCATCACTGAGGTCGACTGAGTGTTTGATCTCCTGAATCTTCAGTcgtctcttctggatcatctgctgAATTTCAGCCTCTGTCTTCTTTCTTTCATATCCTTCTTTCAGAGGAACAACATCATGTGTCTTGTGATCTAAAACAGTGCAGAGCATGCAGACACATGTCTGGTCGGTCTTACAGAACAGCTCCAGAGGTTTATCGTGCTCCGTACATATCCTGCCTTCCAGGTTCTCCACAGGGTCGATCAGCTGATGTCTTTTCAGACCTGACATTGTCAGATGAGGCTCCAGATGAGTCTCACAGTAGGAGACCAGACACACCAGGCAGGACTTCAGGGCCTTCAGTTTGGTTCCAGTGCAGACGTCACAgggaacttctcctggtttggacacttgttgctctgagctgctgctgctggctttctGTTGAGCTGACTGTCTGAACTGAGCGACAATCTCAGAGATGAAAGTGTTGACCCTCAAATCAGGTCTTTTGGTAAAACCCTCCTTACACAGGGGACACCGGTACCGGTCATTGGTATTCCAGTGTTTAGCGATGCAGTTTTTGCAGAAGTTGTGTCCACATGATGTAGTCACAGGATCCgtgaacacatccagacagatggagcacaCAAACTGATCTTCAGATTGGAGGTAGTTTGCAGCAGCCATATCTACACATGTAGGGTGGGagagaacaaaaacattttattcaaaatacAGTTTTAGTTATTTGTTGAAAAAGAAACACATGCCTTAACTGTcctattaaagcagccatattttgctcattttcaggttcataattgtattttaaggttgtaccagaataggtttacatggtttaattttcaaaaaacaccatatttttattgtactgcagtgctctctctcactgctgcagatcctcttttcacctggtctctgttttagctacagagtgagacctcttttcttcttcttcttctgtactatctttgattgcactgcacatgcccagtagctcatatgtagatcatgtcagctagctagctccatagacagtaaaagaaaggctgtttctacaacttcggtcagttacaaggcaggattagctgggagacttctaaatgagggcgcacatggaagtagttcttttgtagattatggtgaacttgtgtgtgttgtagcagtgctttgctattgagaacgaggtagcatgctagcgttagcattagcgttagcatgctaacgagctaatggttgcggttaacctgctcgtttcggcttgtgacgtcacaagccgtgccgattttgaacagctcacccagagactgaaggcaggacacattcagaaaccgtatctcactctaaacaccatggatggatttttttcaaagtttgtatgtgtgtggaagcaccagagacacaacataacaccccaaatcccagaaaaagtgattttttcataatatgggcactttaagcatAGCTTATTGTAGCAACAGCCAACATTTCCCATCATGACTATTGAGTAGTTTAAGTGTTCCGTCTTAAgtctgggcgatagggagaaaatcagatatcacgatattcttgaccaaatacctcgatattgatATTTCGGCGatatcatcagtaatgtggacataatgtctaagcggggaaaaggcaaataatagaacagctacaacagtctggtaagttcagaaaagtacatcactttactgtaatgcagcctttaaaaccagtacaagacaacacttatgtcatatcacaatattacaatattcctctcctggaaccatcaccttatcgtggtggagaggtttgtgtgtccctatgaacctgagggctgtgttgtctggagctttgtgctcctggtagggtctcccaaggcaaagtggtctcaggggaggggccagacaaagaatggttcaaaaacccatgaaaaaacgaggtagagatggagtgaccctgcccggaggaagcccggggcccccgtctggagccaggcccagatggagggcccgtcagcgagcgcctggtggccgggtttgccacggagcccggccgggcacagcccgaagaagctacgtggcacctctctctccaacccatgggcccaccacctgtgggaggaaccgctggggtcgggtgcgctgccacatgggtggcagtgaaggtcaggggccccgacggaccagacccgggcagcagacgctggctctggggacgtggaacgtcacctctctgtgggggaaggagccggaacttgtgcgggaggtggagcgctaccagttggatctggtggggcttacctctacgcacagtctcggttctggaaccatactcctggataggggttggactcttttcttctccggagttgcccagggtgtgaggcgccggacgggtgtggggatactcacaagcccccggctgagcttGAGTGCAGCAGcagcgtcagacacgtttctggtgtgtaaagacatagaaaacaccacgcaactgacacgccacaGAAACGcaacgctcacgccacacagccagtgtgcaggaggcctaaccCATCCAACAGGCTTTTGGCTCACAGCTACAGAGAGGTGACATAcagaaagatgaaaacatgtccACCTCTTCTTCAATCCTGAGAATTACAATGAGACATGCTGTGGATCCAGGGACTTTAtacagactttgacatttgcaGGGATTGAAGCCTGAAATGCTGCCCTGGAGGAAATGAGtattatataaatgtaaaactgCTCAGGCATGGTGCCTGACAACTTCAAGCCGTGCATTTGACAAATTAACGTTTTGTAAATACACAACACTCCTATTACAtgctctgtttttaattttcagtaACCTTGGCATTTCTGTCTCACCAACCACAACACTTACTATGGTAACGTTAGAGCATAGCAGTAATAATATAATAAGCCAAagctttctgttgtgtttttagctaacTGTACTAACACCACAAGGCCCTTGTGTGAGCAGTAACGT contains these protein-coding regions:
- the LOC116050987 gene encoding E3 ubiquitin/ISG15 ligase TRIM25-like, which encodes MAAANYLQSEDQFVCSICLDVFTDPVTTSCGHNFCKNCIAKHWNTNDRYRCPLCKEGFTKRPDLRVNTFISEIVAQFRQSAQQKASSSSSEQQVSKPGEVPCDVCTGTKLKALKSCLVCLVSYCETHLEPHLTMSGLKRHQLIDPVENLEGRICTEHDKPLELFCKTDQTCVCMLCTVLDHKTHDVVPLKEGYERKKTEAEIQQMIQKRRLKIQEIKHSVDLSDDIREIAECVQVFTSLKESVELINTIKEQHKTTEKQAEAFIKELEQEISELMKRSTEVEQVLHSEDHLHL